From a single Erpetoichthys calabaricus chromosome 1, fErpCal1.3, whole genome shotgun sequence genomic region:
- the LOC127526668 gene encoding glutamic acid-rich protein-like, with protein sequence MTTFFETPSALSIIGRLQIAELQIQWRDISERERKARIRNQDLLCHFEKLEESLERLSARTAAILKLRVEHERQMERLFPGWQKKVEKNWTSAQSNIQPHTEDINTKQKQFTNTTVYQDFLSAIRGRDWHPYVKEENFLEPSWSPNILTKMNPLQSGRHKLRSSSPRQTSCKDNESRDSVAAGLSSMECRPSDTLQNCVSQYNINKYRSFTRDWDNTYKDTGREMSSQLPFCEHVSQSGFFFDDNSIDYCNEMLHKHSQANMLGDSKVSNAGCISNISRRNGQQKEGHSSRKSIRKTSLQEEQHLKQHICDRDQERKSETGINENYPLLSSKTNKTEAKPVKLSQSDQSEHSLGLSDTPSSYSSRIKKTKFIKTEKKRGCQGNEDETMVYPTVHNGTQNDSGVDDVSPSVKRADEIHGKSRVKQKTAKEESAKTDENGVQLVSGIEASAKHAMARLVKTDSLEKGNSLANVLKEKETSMGESEEDLSRRQCSTSIEDGESSQAEQQDESSESTTTTADNLQNSKQCCTVEESYTYLIPKENEQKDERQGEIMEEEHTEDSNLLSHKSPELLKQQGSAEAFGKPRYELRNFSKDEIMLASEESESSRSRHCHQALHLVEEAELEKNIQGQKTNKLVADQKGDGNGTSEEEKSLSEKEEPQTSNSQQEEEESDKEEYESGEGNEEDSEPEEFEEDDEREQMEEDESENEDEEEEEEEEEGGGCGQENNRKNNGDKEDDQSEQSKNTDSEDEIVIQPQTRQGVTKSYEEADKRSLLGHNKGEAQVYHENEISTEGEMIEDDSSVDDDERNTEEEDDGDDDIEAILAPREYVDHR encoded by the exons ATGACAACTTTCTTCGAGACTCCCAGTGCCCTTTCTATAATCGGCAGGTTACAAATAGCAGAACTTCAGATTCAGTGGCGTGACATCAGTGAGCGTGAACGAAAAGCACGTATCCGCAACCAGGATCTGCTGTGTCACTTTGAAAAACTGGAAGAATCATTGGAGAGACTTTCAGCACGGACTGCTGCAATTTTGAAACTGCGG GTGGAGCATGAAAGGCAAATGGAAAGGCTTTTTCCTGGTTGGCAGAAGAAAGTGGAAAAGAATTGGACATCTGCACAGTCAAACATACAG CCACATACAGAAGACATAAATACCAAGCAGAAACAATTTACCAACACAACTG TGTATCAAGACTTTCTGAGTGCCATAAGAGGCAGAGATTGGCATCCATACGTTAAAGAGGAAAATTTCCTGGAACCTTCCTGGTCACCCAATATCTTGACCAAGATGAATCCACTGCAAAGTGGGAGGCATAAGTTGAGATCTTCATCTCCCCGACAAACATCATGCAAGGATAATGAGAGCAGAGATTCTGTGGCAGCTGGGCTATCTTCTATGGAGTGCAGACCGTCAGACACACTACAAAATTGTGTCTCCCAATATAACATTAACAAATATCGGTCATTTACGAGAGACTGGGACAACACTTATAAAGACACAGGGAGAGAAATGTCTTCACAACTACCATTCTGTGAACATGTCAGTCAATCTGGATTCTTCTTTGATGACAatagcattgattattgtaatgaaATGTTACATAAACACAGCCAAGCAAATATGTTGGGGGACAGCAAAGTGAGCAATGCAGGTTGCATATCAAACATAAGCAGAAGAAATGGACAACAGAAAGAAGGCCATTCTTCCCGTAAATCTATCAGAAAGACAAGCCTCCAAGAAGAGCAACATCTCAAACAGCACATCTGTGATAGAGACcaagaaagaaaatcagaaacaGGGATAAATGAGAATTACCCACTGCTGTCATCTAAGACCAATAAAACAGAAGCTAAACCag TGAAGTTATCCCAATCAGATCAAAGTGAACACAGTTTGGGCTTAAGTGACACACCAAGCAGTTATTCCTCAAGAATAAAGAAGACAAAATTCatcaaaacagagaaaaagagaggatGTCAAGGAAATGAAGATGAAACAATGGT ATATCCAACTGTCCATAATGGCACACAGAATGACTCAGGTGTTGATGATGTCTCACCTTCTGTAAAAAGAGCAGATGAAATCCATGGAAAGAGTAGAGTAAAACAGAAGACTGCCAAAGAAGAGTCTGCGAAAACAGATGAAAATGGAGTGCAGCTGGTGTCTGGGATAGAAGCCAGTGCAAAGCATGCTATGGCCAGACTGGTAAAAACAGACAGTTTGGAAAAAGGAAACTCTTTGGCTAATGTcctaaaagagaaagaaacatcAATGGGAGAGAGTGAAGAGGATTTATCAAGAAGGCAATGTTCTACTAGCATAGAGGACGGAGAAAGCAGTCAAGCTGAACAGCAGGACGAGTCATCTGAATCGACTACTACCACTGCAGATAACTTACAAAACTCAAAGCAGTGTTGTACTGTGGAAGAATCTTATACCTATCTCATACCcaaagaaaatgagcaaaaagaTGAAAGACAGGGTGAGATAATGGAGGAGGAACATACAGAAGACTCTAATTTGTTAAGCCATAAATCACCAGAGTTACTAAAACAGCAGGGATCTGCAGAAGCATTTGGGAAGCCAAGATATGAATTAAGAAATTTTAGCAAGGATGAAATAATGTTAGCAAGTGAGGAATCTGAAAGTAGCAGAAGTAGACACTGTCATCAGGCCCTGCACCTGGTTGAAGAAGCAGAACTGGAAAAAAACATTCAAGGACAGAAAACGAACAAGCTTGTGGCTGACCAAAAAGGGGATGGCAATGGCACAAGTGAAGAAGAGAAGTCATTGTCTGAGAAAGAAGAGCCACAGACAAGCAATAGTcaacaagaagaagaggagagtgaCAAAGAAGAGTATGAAAGTGGAGAAGGGAATGAAGAAGACAGTGAACCTGAAGAATTTGAAGAGGATGATGAAAGAGAACAAATGGAAGAGGATGAGTCAGAAAATGAagatgaggaggaggaagaagaagaagaagaagggggtgGTTGTGGACAAGagaacaatagaaaaaataatGGAGATAAAGAGGATGATCAATCAGAACAGAGTAAGAACACAGACTCAGAGGATGAAATTGTTATACAGCCACAAACCAG GCAAGGTGTCACAAAAAGTTATGAAGAAGCTGACAAAAGATCTCTGCTGGGCCACAACAAAG GAGAAGCACAAGTATACCATGAAAACGAAATTAGTACTGAGGGAGAGATGATAGAAGATGACAGTAGTGTTGATGATGATGAGAGAAAtactgaagaagaagatgatggtgatgatgacatAGAAGCTATATTAGCTCCTAGGGAATATGTAGACCATAGGTAA